A stretch of the Porifericola rhodea genome encodes the following:
- a CDS encoding GNAT family N-acetyltransferase produces MTKPIVLTFDDFTLRPWQEGDEVSLAKHANNHKIWINVRDHFPHPYTLKDAELWVRVANVDRYMINLAIEVDGQAGGAIGIVFKQDIYKRSAEVGYWLGEPFWNRGIISRAVRAISDFVFESPEHDICRIYAGVFDYNQASARVLEKAGFHLEARLKKNATKEGKTVDELIYARLKDE; encoded by the coding sequence ATGACAAAACCTATTGTACTCACATTTGATGATTTTACCCTACGGCCCTGGCAGGAGGGTGATGAAGTATCATTAGCTAAACACGCTAATAACCACAAAATCTGGATTAACGTACGCGACCATTTTCCGCATCCTTACACCCTTAAAGATGCGGAACTTTGGGTGCGCGTGGCTAATGTTGATCGTTACATGATTAACCTGGCCATAGAAGTGGATGGGCAGGCGGGCGGTGCCATCGGTATAGTTTTTAAACAGGACATATATAAACGGAGTGCAGAAGTAGGCTACTGGCTAGGCGAGCCTTTCTGGAACCGGGGAATTATCTCCCGAGCTGTCCGAGCTATCTCCGACTTTGTTTTTGAAAGTCCGGAGCATGACATCTGCCGCATTTATGCCGGTGTCTTCGACTACAACCAGGCTTCTGCCCGTGTGTTAGAAAAAGCAGGCTTTCACCTGGAAGCCCGGCTTAAAAAGAATGCAACCAAAGAGGGCAAAACAGTAGACGAGCTGATCTACGCCAGGCTTAAAGATGAATAA